Proteins found in one Homalodisca vitripennis isolate AUS2020 chromosome 4, UT_GWSS_2.1, whole genome shotgun sequence genomic segment:
- the LOC124360098 gene encoding protein SON-like isoform X1, whose protein sequence is MLPCAVSTSLSKKHTPCVVSIHKYKSAQALLEILVECGGENDNFKLHPPDTFRDFYKLHQNYWDPSQKDLNSKTNVEESNTTLDDEDLQILIMKPYKNTITELFEKHKILPKTDKSTEDFLRKAGDDFMKDTLKIDMAHSKNKAPVERMQLLLKYMEQLQEYGSRVLDSGRSEMIKIYYNAIDNLRKDLEDCRKDMEKEQKSKELNPNVIGRNIKTLSPPRKKSPLRRRSPLRRSEKSPVRRRIVVSPKRRPRSRTPVRNDRLRRSPSPRRRQRSKSPRRRDCSPPRRDHSPRRYRSPRRDHSPRRDRSPRRDRSPRRDHSFRNVSPPTSRFRSPRHSSVPHEENMSVTIFKDQFKRFVDMLRRFRIEIEDTPIERRPSLKDRLQKCNDQLNKFFTIARGNMAELGGYIDEIDVLKEELIVQENMVAGKPGPYDISQNVNPPSWRNVIQPVPLQTSYPLPYGARIPPPPGLYGSAVSTIYPYNNP, encoded by the exons ATGCTGCCTTGTGCTGTGTCCACAAGTCTGTCTAAGAAGCACACTCCATGTGTTGTGtctatacataaatacaaatctGCCCAAGCTTTGTTAGAAATCCTTGTTGAGTGTGGAGGAGAGAATGATAACTTTAAGCTCCATCCTCCTGATACGTTTAG AGATTTTTACAAGCTTCACCAAAATTATTGGGATCCATCACAAAAGGATCTTAACAGCAAAACCAATGTGGAGGAGTCAAACACAACATTAGATGATGAAGACTTGCAGATACTTATCATGAAACcgtacaaaaatacaataacagaATTATTTGAAAAGCACAAAATCTTACCaaaaacagataaatcaacagaAGACTTTTTGAGAAAAGCAGGTGATGACTTTATGAAAGACACTTTGAAAATCGATATGGCACACAGCAAGAATAAAGCCCCTGTAGAAAGAATGCAGCTCTTATTGAAATACATGGAGCAGTTACAAGAGTATGGAAGCCGTGTCTTGGATTCTGGCCGGTCAGAAATGATCAAAATCTATTACAATGCTATAGATAATTTAAGAAAAGATCTTGAAGATTGTAGAAAAGATATGGAAAAAGAGCAAAAATCCAAGGAATTAAATCCTAATGTGATAGGTCGAAATATTAAAACTCTATCCCCACCTCGAAAGAAATCACCATTAAGGAGAAGGTCACCATTACGAAGAAGTGAAAAATCTCCAGTCAGGCGAAGAATTGTAGTTTCTCCTAAAAGGAGACCAAGATCTCGTACTCCTGTACGGAATGATAGGTTAAGAAGGTCTCCTTCTCCAAGGCGGAGACAAAGATCTAAATCACCAAGAAGAAGAGACTGTTCACCTCCGAGAAGGGATCATTCTCCAAGAAGGTATCGTTCTCCAAGAAGGGATCATTCTCCAAGAAGGGATCGTTCTCCAAGAAGGGATCGCTCTCCAAGAAGGGATCATTCTTTTAGAAATGTCTCACCACCAACCAGCCGTTTCAGATCTCCAAGACATTCATCTGTGCCTCATGAAGAAAATATGTCCGTTACAATTTTCAAAGACCAATTCAAAAGATTTGTTGATATGCTACGGAGATTCCGCATTGAAATAGAGGATACACCTATTGAGAGAAGGCCTTCCTTGAAAGATAGATTACAAAAGTGCAATGAccagttaaacaaattttttactattgCAAGAGGAAACATGGCAGAACTAGGAGGTTACATTGATGAAATTGATGTATTAAAGGAAGAACTAATTGTGCAAGAGAACATGGTGGCTGGTAAACCTGGACCGTACGACATTTCTCAAAACGTAAATCCCCCGTCATGGAGAAATGTGATTCAACCAGTACCATTACAGACTTCATATCCTTTGCCATATGGAGCCCGTATCCCCCCTCCACCTGGTTTATATGGTAGTGCAGTGTCAACAATCTATCCATACAACAATCCATGA